The sequence GGGTCCGCCCATGATAAAGCAAAGTCACGCCCCGGCGTGGACTTGCACGGGTATAATCGCCGGCCATGAACACCCTTTCGCTCTTGGAAAAATATTGCCGGCCCGGCCCCCGGTACACCTCCTACCCGCCGGCCCCCCATTTCCATACCGGGTTCACCGACGCCGACTGGCGCGCCGAGCTGGAAGCCCAGCGGGACAGCGGGCGGGATCTGTCCTTGTACGTCCACATTCCGTTCTGCGACACCCTGTGCTGGTACTGCGGCTGCAACATGGTGGCGACCCGCGACTATGGACGGGCGCAGCGCTACCTGGAAGATCTGTTCCAGGAGATCGAGCGGGTGGCGGAGCTGGTGCCGCCCCGTCGCCGGGTGCGGCAGATGCACTGGGGAGGCGGAACGCCCACCTTCCTGCGCCCGGAGGACCTGGAGCGGCTATGGCGGCGGTTGGCCGCGGCCTTCCACTTCGCCGACGGGGCCGAGCTCGGCTGCGAGGTGGATCCCCGCGAATTGACTTACGAGCACGTCGCCGCGCTCAAGGCGCTGGGCTTCAATCGCATCAGCCTGGGAGTCCAGGATCTGGATCCGGAGGTGCAGAGGGCGGTCAATCGGGTGCAGCCGGAAGCACTGATCGTCCGGGTGTACGACTGGCTGCGGGCGGCCGGGTTCAGTTCCATCAATCTGGATCTGATGGTGGGTCTGCCCCGCCAAACCGTGGCCGGTTTCGCCGCCACCCTGGAGACGGTGGTGGCGCTCCGGCCCGACCGCCTGGCCCTGTTCAACTATGCCCATGTGCCCTGGATGAAACGCCACCAACGGCTGATCCCGGAAGCCGAGTTGCCGGATTTTGCCACCCGAATCGGGCTGCAGGCCCTCAGCCTGGAACGGCTCACCGGGGCCGGGTATGTGTACATCGGGATGGATCATTACGCCCTGCCCGGCGACGAGCTGGTCTTGGCCCAGCGCGCCAAGACCCTGCAGCGGAATTTCCAGGGCTACACGACCCACCGGGACTGCGATGTCCTGGCCTTCGGCGCCTCCGCCATCAGCCAGACCGAGGAGGTCTACGCACAGAATCTCAAAAAACTTTCCGCCTACCGGGCCCGCCTCCAGGCCGGA is a genomic window of Candidatus Methylocalor cossyra containing:
- the hemN gene encoding oxygen-independent coproporphyrinogen III oxidase, translated to MNTLSLLEKYCRPGPRYTSYPPAPHFHTGFTDADWRAELEAQRDSGRDLSLYVHIPFCDTLCWYCGCNMVATRDYGRAQRYLEDLFQEIERVAELVPPRRRVRQMHWGGGTPTFLRPEDLERLWRRLAAAFHFADGAELGCEVDPRELTYEHVAALKALGFNRISLGVQDLDPEVQRAVNRVQPEALIVRVYDWLRAAGFSSINLDLMVGLPRQTVAGFAATLETVVALRPDRLALFNYAHVPWMKRHQRLIPEAELPDFATRIGLQALSLERLTGAGYVYIGMDHYALPGDELVLAQRAKTLQRNFQGYTTHRDCDVLAFGASAISQTEEVYAQNLKKLSAYRARLQAGRLATERGWRLSFEDRLRRDAIRRIMCDLELDLAAFAQDWGVDLDERCGCREPLRQLAADGLVTLEGDRLRVTGVGRWFLRNIAMVFDGYLPHAQDPAPRYSKTV